One Heptranchias perlo isolate sHepPer1 chromosome 39, sHepPer1.hap1, whole genome shotgun sequence DNA segment encodes these proteins:
- the LOC137305024 gene encoding cephalotocin receptor 2-like, with protein sequence MAAMAVADLMVCMFNIILQNILRYHFPDSWLSYTYVCRFTAFMQVFSSQLSVWFTVSFTFDRFISICCQKLKLKYCTERTASVVLMIVCALSFLMNIPVYFRYEPDSIIDDIPWGCRTVTGYYSSPAWVAYKWISTLSSPILPFPLLLLLNSLTARHILVASRSRRALKSRNNGENSSDPEMKNRRTSIILLFAISGSFIVLWTPITVINICVGVTETPTFKGSNSLYLAIRITLLLMYLSSCTNTCIYALAQRRFREEMKNMLKYPVTLIIKLFK encoded by the coding sequence ATGGCGGCCATGGCAGTAGCAGATCTAATGGTTTGCATGTTTAATATAATTTTGCAAAATATCTTGAGGTATCATTTTCCAGATTCATGGTTGAGCTACACTTACGTGTGCCGTTTTACTGCTTTTATGCAAGTATTTAGTAGCCAgctctctgtctggttcacagtatcATTCACGTTTGACCGCTTCATATCGATTTGTTGTCAGaaactaaaattaaaatattgcaccgaAAGAACTGCCAGTGTCGTTTTAATGATCGTGTGTGCGCTCAGCTTTTTGATGAATATTCCTGTTTATTTCCGTTACGAGCCCGACTCTATTATTGACGATATACCGTGGGGCTGCCGTACAGTAACAGGATATTATTCTTCACCGGCATGGGTAGCTTACAAATGGATTAGCACTCTCTcatccccaattctcccattcccTTTGTTATTGCTGTTAAATTCTCTCACTGCCAGGCACATCTTAGTGGCCAGTAGATCTCGCAGAGCCCTGAAGAGCCGAAACAACGGGGAGAACAGCAGTGATCCCGAGATGAAGAATCGAAGAACATCCATCATTCTGCTCTTCGCTATCTCGGGGAGTTTTATTGTGTTGTGGACGCCGATTACTGTAATAAACATCTGTGTCGGTGTGACGGAGACACCTACTTTCAAAGGTTCAAACTCACTTTATTTGGCAATTAGAATCACACTTCTGTTGATGTATTTGAGCTCCTGCACGAACACGTGCATTTATGCACTGGCCCAGAGGAGATTCCGTGAGGAGATGAAGAATATGCTGAAATATCCGGTTACTCTCATTATTAAgttatttaaataa
- the LOC137304939 gene encoding nuclear factor 7, brain-like, with protein MAFSKEDVSYGEALICPICLGLFVDPVLVHCDRNFCRSCIVAYRKFQGGLACCPRCCEEAPELTLQPNRVLRNVVDKIRRLTSPQNGAQAERSRCEEHDEKLTLVCETDGKLICPVCRDSKHHKQHTFRERIEFITTCKNKGFAFLTSLNLKMVSLKDALQKQELEIAQTKEMGCNLICHISQQFADLHKFLNEREQLLMEKLEDQVENNLTAMERNLTKMREALSSTELDIADIKAKLDRSDLTSLKDVSCWRDRFSEETPTVTSGSVCLGTFKGPLQYKVWREMKQIIHPVPLALSLDPQTVNPWLILSEDLTSVRVTDTKQPLPDSSARFDVCVSVLAIEGFTEGTHYWEVEVSDKTKWDVGVARESINRKGDIALKPENGYLALSLSNGNRYCALTSPTVTTLPLRVKPSRIGVYLDYEGGQVSFYTAGDMSHLYTFTETFAERMFPYFCPCLNDTGDNGAPLAVCLFS; from the exons ATGGCTTTCAGTAAAGAGGATGTGAGTTATGGGGAAGCTCTCATCTGTCCAATTTGCCTCGGGCTATTTGTCGATCCGGTCCTGGTGCACTGCGACCGTAATTTCTGCAGGTCTTGTATTGTGGCCTATCGGAAGTTCCAGGGAGGACTTGCCTGTTGCCCTCGGTGTTGTGAGGAGGCTCCAGAGTTGACCCTGCAGCCCAATCGTGTGCTGAGGAATGTGGTGGACAAGATTCGGAGGCTGACCAGCCCACAGAACGGGGCGCAGGCAGAGAGGAGTCGGTGTGAGGAGCATGACGAGAAACTGACCCTGGTCTGTGAGACGGACGGGAAGTTGATCTGTCCGGTGTGCAGGGACTCAAAACATCACAAGCAGCACACGTTTAGGGAGCGAATTGAATTCATCACAACATGCAAG AATAAAGGATTTGCTTTCTTAACCTCACTAAACCTGAAGATGGTCTCTTTGAAAGACGCTCTGCAGAAACAAGAACTTGAGATTGCACAAACTAAA GAAATGGGGTGTAATCTGATCTGCCACATTTCGCAGCAGTTTGCCGACCTGCACAAGTTCCTCAATGAGCGAGAGCAACTGCTGATGGAAAAGCTGGAAGATCAGGTGGAAAATAATCTGACGGCAATGGAAAGAAACCTGACCAAAATGCGAGAAGCCCTGTCCTCCACAGAGTTGGACATTGCTGATATTAAGGCCAAACTTGATCGGAGCGATTTGACATCTCTGAAG GACGTTAGTTGTTGGAGGGACAG ATTTTCGGAAGAGACGCCCACTGTTACGTCTGGGAGTGTGTGCCTCGGGACATTCAAAGGACCCTTACAGTACAAAGTATGGAGGGAAATGAAGCAAATCATCCATCCAG TTCCGCTCGCCCTGTCTTTGGACCCCCAAACAGTAAACCCGTGGTTGATACTGTCTGAGGACCTGACCAGTGTGAGGGTCACCGATACCAAGCAGCCGCTTCCTGACAGCTCGGCGAGGTTCGACGTATGTGTCTCAGTCCTGGCCATTGAGGGATTCACGGAGGGGACGCACTACTGGGAGGTGGAAGTGAGCGACAAGACCaagtgggatgtgggggtcgccaGAGAGTCCATTAACAGGAAGGGAGACATCGCTCTGAAGCCCGAGAATGGATATCTGGCACTGTCTCTGAGCAATGGGAACCGGTACTGTGCTCTAACCTCACCGACAGTCACCACGCTGCCTCTGAGGGTGAAGCCCAGCCGGATTGGGGTATACCTGGACTACGAGGGGGGCCAAGTGTCCTTTTATACTGCTGGTGACATGTCTCATCTCTACACTTTTACGGAGACATTTGCTGAGAGAATGTTCCCTTACTTTTGCCCCTGTTTGAATGACACCGGGGACAATGGCGCTCCTCTCGCAGTGTGCCTGTTTAGTTGA